The following proteins are co-located in the Branchiostoma lanceolatum isolate klBraLanc5 chromosome 16, klBraLanc5.hap2, whole genome shotgun sequence genome:
- the LOC136421909 gene encoding 3-phosphoinositide-dependent protein kinase 1-like — MPVKGKIATDLCSAVSYLHDKHDLVHQDIKPGNVLIAKDTLHTYLCDLGVAKLKTAAISSTLTRTNRSAPTPIKYLPPECDDGLTVGKSSDIWCLGCTLAELFSGVELWDLHGVSNVHYERVLRKKREERLPPDALLAIRDDVFPGVRELLEKALCYDYKKRVSAAEMSEVFAAMCENAHQ, encoded by the exons ATGCCTGTGAAGGGTAAGATCGCTACAGACCTGTGCAGCGCCGTGTCCTACCTACACGACAAGCACGACCTGGTGCATCAGGACATCAAACCCGGAAATGTACTG ATAGCAAAAGACACCCTACACACGTACCTGTGCGATCTGGGCGTCGCCAAACTGAAGACAGCGGCCATTAGCTCCACCCTCACCCGGACCAATCGCAGCGCGCCCACCCCCATCAAGTACCTTCCGCCGGAGTGTGACGACGGGCTAACCGTAGGGAAATCCTCCGACATCTGGTGCCTAGGCTGCACCCTAGCAGAGCTCTTCAGTGGCGTAGAGTTGTGGGATCTGCATGGGGTTTCTAACGTTCATTATGAACGGGTTCTTAGAAAGAAAAGGGAAGAGAGACTCCCACCTGATGCTTTGTTAGCTATTAGGGATGATGTTTTCCCGGGGGTTAGGGAGCTTCTGGAAAAGGCGCTTTGTTATGACTATAAGAAGCGCGTCAGTGCGGCTGAGATGTCGGAGGTGTTTGCAGCCATGTGCGAGAATGCTCATCAGTAG
- the LOC136421481 gene encoding probable serine/threonine-protein kinase DDB_G0281745, translating to MDCSTNRINSQIDNIIYERQSQQAAGGNRLESQRPDAPDAMPVDQSQRERLHGSQINPYAEAPSNSLYESGAGAGPGASIERRLHRSGFGSTARGIEIDRKEFTIEKDEHGDNRRLGRGSFGTVYLAKWQGTRVAVKEFDDEDQTYESFRREMDYLRELRHPHIVQLLGICWQPNTRRYLLMTYVDGVDLGTILFRPSRSPVKV from the exons ATGGACTGTTCAACGAACCGCATAAATTCCCAG ATAGACAATATCATCTACGAAAGGCAAAGCCAACAAGCTGCCGGCGGCAATAGGCTGGAGTCACAGAGACCTGACGCACCTG ATGCCATGCCTGTTGATCAATCGCAGAGAGAACGTCTCCATGGATCTCAGATCAACCCCTATGCCGAG GCACCAAGTAACTCCCTGTACGAAAGCGGAGCAGGAGCAGGACCAGGGGCATCTATTGAGAGGAGACTACATCGGTCCGGGTTTGGCAGCACAG CCAGAGGAATCGAAATCGACAGAAAAGAATTCACCATCGAAAAAGACGAGCATGGTGATAACAGGAGGCTTGGAAGGGGATCTTTTGGTACAGTTTACCTGGCGAAGTGGCAGGGAACACGCGTGGCAGTCAAAGAATTCGATGACGAAGACCAGACCTACGAAAGCTTCCGTCGAGAGATGGATTACTTAAG GGAGCTGCGCCACCCCCACATCGTCCAGCTACTTGGTATCTGCTGGCAGCCCAACACCAGAAGGTACCTTCTGATGACGTATGTGGACGGTGTTGACCTGGGCACGATCCTCTTCAGACCGTCACGATCACCAGTAAAGGTATAG
- the LOC136421482 gene encoding uncharacterized protein — translation MAWKDLTRQLGFKEVDIEVIEDKHRDKRECCMEVLTTWRQKHGYDATVGRLWTALQAADLGGIDGEDGSGQFEETAEFFLIIMDRAGPKWHLLAELLGVPPQKVAWIQRKQAEDRGRCELALNMWYWDRKSDSSIESLKAAVFNAGLKNAVDAFESEYSSSIFPL, via the exons ATGGCCTGGAAGGACCTTACCCGTCAACTGGGTTTTAAAGAAGTGGACATCGAGGTGATCGAAGACAAGCATCGTGACAAGCGGGAGTGCTGTATGGAG gtgctgACGACCTGGCGACAGAAGCACGGGTACGACGCGACGGTTGGCCGGCTGTGGACCGCGCTGCAGGCCGCAGATCTGGGCGGGATCGACGGAGAGGATGGATCCGGGCAGTTCGAAG AAACAGCGGAGTTCTTCCTTATAATCATGGATAGAGCAGGGCCAAAGTGGCATCTCTTGGCCGAACTACTCGGCGTTCCCCCACAGAAAGTCGCGTGGATACAGAGAAAACAGGCCGAGGACAGAGGACGCTGCGAGCTGGCGCTGAACATGTGGTACTGGGACAGGAAAAGCGACTCTTCCATAGAAAGTCTGAAGGCTGCAGTTTTCAACGCTGGGTTGAAGAACGCTGTAGATGCCTTTGAAAGTGAGTATTCATCAAGTATATTTCCCTTGTGA